The Thermonema lapsum genome window below encodes:
- a CDS encoding carboxylesterase family protein: MSCSSGLILATRHFSESPRQLRLFWLSIVSGWCLLGKSVFAQPSFQHAYYIVHNDTLPYRLYVPDTLPAKPLPLLIFLHGAGSRGMDNERHLTHFRQAAAHIARYYPCVMLAPQCPKDKRWVEVDWQLRSHQMPAEPSHPLAMSMQLLDSLLSVLPIDTNRLYITGLSMGGYGTWDWIQRQPWRFAAAAPICGGADTRNAPQLKHLPIWIFHGALDAVVPVSRSRDMYHALIEAGNRQVRYTEYPDVYHDSWKRAYASPELWQWLFSQAKNATAKH, translated from the coding sequence ATGAGTTGCTCCAGCGGTTTAATATTAGCGACAAGGCATTTTTCTGAATCTCCCAGACAGCTTCGCTTGTTTTGGCTTTCGATAGTTTCCGGATGGTGCCTACTTGGTAAAAGTGTTTTTGCTCAACCCTCATTCCAACATGCCTACTACATTGTACACAACGACACCCTTCCGTATCGTCTTTACGTGCCCGACACACTGCCTGCCAAGCCCTTACCCCTGTTGATTTTTTTACATGGTGCTGGCTCTCGGGGCATGGACAACGAACGTCATCTCACTCATTTCCGGCAAGCCGCTGCCCACATTGCCCGCTATTACCCCTGTGTTATGTTGGCACCTCAGTGCCCCAAAGACAAACGATGGGTAGAAGTGGACTGGCAACTGCGCTCTCATCAGATGCCGGCAGAGCCTTCTCACCCCTTAGCTATGAGCATGCAGCTGCTCGACTCTCTTCTTTCTGTTTTACCCATAGACACCAACCGCCTCTACATTACTGGCTTATCTATGGGCGGCTACGGCACTTGGGATTGGATACAACGGCAACCATGGCGCTTTGCGGCTGCGGCGCCCATCTGTGGAGGTGCCGACACACGCAACGCCCCCCAGCTCAAACACTTGCCCATTTGGATTTTTCATGGAGCCCTTGACGCCGTAGTACCAGTCAGCCGTTCACGCGACATGTATCATGCCCTTATAGAAGCAGGCAACCGACAGGTGCGCTATACCGAATACCCCGACGTTTACCACGACAGTTGGAAGCGAGCATATGCCAGTCCGGAGCTGTGGCAATGGTTATTCTCACAAGCTAAGAACGCAACTGCCAAGCATTAG
- a CDS encoding methyltransferase RsmF C-terminal domain-like protein — MHTADRKPLPLGFEDFLQEVLPTAEARAALFEALEGVPPTSVRLHPQKGSALFDSLPAVPWCTWGRYLSARPFFAHDPFFWAGAYYVQEAASMFVGYAAERVLDFLRRQEARPLTLLDLCAAPGGKSTHLASLLHVGDKLISNEIMPNRIGVLIENLNRWGSEQCIITHDEAVSFGAMTEWVDLLVADVPCSGEGMFRKDMEARERWTPKLPLQCAALQKEIIAEVLPALRQGGFLIYSTCTFNKEENEHNLHYFLSEMDMVSVPLQLPDESGITVVEEKTRSGKPLYAYRFFPHQTGGEGFFLSVLQKRGKHGKSYKKAKQKLWTSAGKQHAALKEEYLTESERWQLWQQPHEKDLLMFTPIEWEAAELDLLSQHLNIKQVGVPFGQVLKGKFNPHPYLAYSPVLRRELPAIEVSIEDALQFLRKQPMQSAVMPANKGWYVIRYEGRNLGWVKALGNRYNNYYPNAWQLRS, encoded by the coding sequence ATGCATACTGCTGACAGAAAGCCCCTTCCTTTGGGTTTCGAGGATTTTTTACAAGAAGTACTGCCTACGGCAGAAGCTCGGGCAGCGCTGTTTGAGGCTTTGGAAGGGGTGCCCCCCACTTCGGTGCGTTTGCATCCGCAAAAAGGCAGCGCTTTGTTTGACAGCCTGCCGGCAGTACCTTGGTGCACATGGGGGCGTTATTTGTCTGCCCGCCCGTTTTTTGCTCATGACCCTTTTTTTTGGGCAGGCGCTTATTATGTGCAGGAGGCTGCTTCTATGTTTGTAGGATATGCGGCAGAGCGTGTTTTGGACTTTTTACGCCGCCAAGAGGCGCGTCCTTTGACGCTGCTTGATTTGTGTGCTGCGCCTGGGGGAAAAAGTACGCACTTGGCTTCGCTCTTGCACGTCGGCGACAAGCTCATAAGCAACGAAATCATGCCCAACCGTATAGGTGTGTTGATTGAAAATCTGAACCGTTGGGGGAGTGAGCAATGCATCATCACTCACGATGAGGCGGTTTCTTTCGGTGCTATGACCGAATGGGTGGACCTGCTGGTTGCCGATGTGCCCTGCTCGGGTGAGGGCATGTTTCGCAAAGATATGGAAGCGCGTGAACGCTGGACTCCCAAACTGCCTTTGCAGTGCGCTGCCTTGCAAAAAGAGATTATAGCAGAGGTGTTGCCTGCTTTGAGGCAGGGCGGCTTTTTGATATACAGCACCTGTACTTTCAACAAAGAGGAAAACGAGCACAATCTGCATTACTTTTTGTCCGAAATGGACATGGTGAGCGTACCTCTGCAGTTGCCCGACGAAAGTGGCATCACAGTAGTTGAAGAGAAGACACGGAGCGGAAAGCCTTTGTATGCTTACCGTTTTTTTCCGCACCAAACGGGCGGCGAGGGCTTCTTTTTGTCTGTATTGCAAAAGCGGGGCAAGCATGGAAAATCCTATAAAAAAGCCAAGCAAAAGCTTTGGACTTCTGCCGGCAAACAACATGCTGCCTTGAAGGAAGAATACCTCACAGAGTCGGAGCGTTGGCAATTGTGGCAGCAGCCCCATGAAAAAGACCTGCTGATGTTCACCCCCATAGAGTGGGAAGCCGCAGAATTGGATTTATTGAGCCAACATTTAAATATCAAGCAGGTAGGAGTGCCCTTTGGGCAGGTATTGAAAGGGAAATTCAATCCACATCCTTACTTGGCTTATTCGCCGGTGCTGCGCCGGGAGCTGCCTGCCATAGAAGTCAGTATTGAAGATGCGCTTCAGTTTCTACGCAAGCAGCCTATGCAGTCAGCCGTGATGCCTGCCAACAAGGGGTGGTATGTCATCCGTTACGAAGGGCGAAACTTAGGCTGGGTGAAAGCTTTGGGCAACCGTTACAACAACTACTACCCTAATGCTTGGCAGTTGCGTTCTTAG
- a CDS encoding UDP-N-acetylmuramate--L-alanine ligase → MVRHQKIHFIAIGGSIMHSLAIELKRQGVEVSGSDDEIFEPSRSRLATHGLLPKQEGWFPERIHKDLDAVIVGMHAKADNPELQRAQSLGIPVYSFPEFIYRFAEDKQRIVVAGSHGKTTITSMIMHVLKHYGRSFDYVVGAKVEGFDNNIRLSEEAPVIIIEGDEYPAAVFKPEPKFFYYHPHITVISGIAWDHANVYPTEDEYVRQFEKLADLGSVKAGSIVYNKEDARLSSIVEGKERPDVSLIPYQTHPYRVQNGLYELKLPNKSYLAVEVFGKHNMANIAAAKAVCMRIGITEDMFYEAIRSFKGAQRRLQLISESPAISVFSDFAHAPSKVKASIGALKERNPERRLLACLELHTYSSLNRNFLPQYKDSMKAADLRAVYFNPAKLLQKGLPTLHADDIRNAFNDPELQVFDNSHQMQEFIEKQVEPGMNVLLMSSGNFDNLDLQAVGQKLCINS, encoded by the coding sequence ATGGTCCGGCATCAAAAAATTCATTTTATAGCCATCGGCGGAAGCATCATGCACAGCTTAGCCATTGAACTGAAGCGACAAGGCGTAGAAGTAAGTGGCTCTGATGACGAAATATTCGAACCCTCGCGCAGTCGTTTGGCAACGCACGGGCTACTACCCAAACAAGAAGGATGGTTCCCCGAACGCATACATAAAGACTTGGACGCTGTCATCGTAGGCATGCATGCCAAAGCCGACAACCCCGAATTGCAAAGAGCACAGTCTTTGGGCATCCCCGTGTATTCCTTCCCGGAATTCATTTACCGCTTTGCCGAAGACAAACAACGCATTGTAGTGGCAGGCAGCCATGGCAAAACCACCATCACATCCATGATTATGCATGTGCTCAAACACTATGGGCGCAGCTTCGATTACGTGGTAGGTGCCAAAGTAGAAGGCTTCGACAACAACATACGCCTCTCGGAAGAGGCACCGGTCATAATCATAGAAGGCGACGAATACCCGGCAGCCGTTTTCAAGCCAGAGCCTAAGTTTTTCTATTACCACCCGCACATTACCGTAATAAGCGGCATCGCTTGGGACCACGCCAACGTGTATCCCACCGAAGATGAGTATGTCCGACAGTTTGAAAAACTTGCCGACTTGGGCAGCGTAAAAGCAGGCAGCATCGTTTACAACAAAGAAGATGCGCGCCTCAGTAGCATAGTAGAAGGCAAAGAGCGCCCCGACGTCAGTTTGATTCCTTACCAGACGCACCCCTACCGTGTGCAAAATGGGCTCTATGAGCTGAAACTACCCAACAAAAGCTACCTTGCCGTAGAAGTATTTGGCAAACACAATATGGCAAACATAGCCGCAGCCAAAGCAGTGTGCATGCGCATTGGCATCACCGAAGACATGTTCTATGAAGCCATTCGTAGTTTCAAAGGTGCGCAACGCCGCCTGCAACTCATCAGCGAAAGCCCCGCTATATCAGTATTCAGCGATTTTGCACATGCCCCTTCCAAAGTGAAGGCAAGCATCGGCGCCTTGAAAGAACGCAACCCAGAACGTCGCCTCCTTGCCTGCCTCGAACTGCATACCTACAGCAGCTTGAACCGCAACTTTTTGCCGCAGTATAAAGACAGTATGAAAGCAGCCGACCTGCGAGCGGTGTATTTCAATCCGGCAAAACTGCTGCAGAAAGGACTGCCCACACTACATGCCGACGACATACGCAACGCTTTCAACGACCCTGAACTGCAAGTGTTCGACAACAGCCACCAAATGCAAGAATTTATAGAAAAACAAGTAGAACCGGGCATGAATGTGTTGCTCATGAGCTCCGGCAACTTCGACAATCTTGACCTGCAAGCCGTCGGACAAAAACTTTGTATCAACTCTTAA
- a CDS encoding 3'-5' exonuclease produces MLHLKLKKPLVFFDLETTGLDIVRDRIIEYAFVKVHPNGKEETMSGRLNPEMPIPIESSMVHGIYNEDVAHMPTFKQIAKNLAQFLEGCDLAGFNIVHFDIPILVEEFLRAGVEFSLNNRHVVDAQRIFHLMEPRTLSAAYRFYCGEELEDAHSAEADARATLAVLNAQVRRYEGKKIKDKNGKEFVPVKNDIKSLHDLSNTQRIDLAGRFAYNDKGEEVFNFGKYKGKAIVEVLKKDPGYYSWFMEADFPLESKQKLTEIKLRAGMNGKL; encoded by the coding sequence ATGTTGCACCTGAAACTAAAAAAACCACTCGTCTTCTTCGACTTGGAAACCACAGGCTTGGATATCGTACGCGACCGCATCATAGAATATGCCTTTGTGAAAGTGCATCCCAACGGCAAAGAGGAAACCATGAGTGGACGCCTCAACCCCGAAATGCCTATTCCCATAGAATCAAGTATGGTGCACGGCATTTATAACGAAGACGTAGCCCACATGCCTACCTTCAAGCAAATAGCCAAAAACTTAGCGCAGTTTCTGGAAGGCTGTGACTTGGCAGGCTTCAACATCGTCCACTTCGATATTCCCATTCTTGTAGAAGAGTTTCTGCGTGCCGGTGTGGAGTTTTCGCTCAACAACCGCCATGTTGTAGATGCCCAGCGTATTTTCCACCTGATGGAACCCCGCACCCTGTCGGCGGCTTATCGTTTTTATTGTGGCGAAGAACTGGAAGACGCCCACTCTGCCGAAGCCGATGCCCGTGCCACCTTAGCAGTGCTGAATGCACAAGTGCGCCGCTACGAAGGCAAAAAGATAAAAGACAAAAATGGCAAAGAGTTTGTACCCGTAAAAAACGACATCAAAAGCCTGCACGACTTGTCCAACACACAACGCATAGACCTTGCCGGGCGTTTCGCCTATAACGATAAAGGAGAAGAAGTGTTCAACTTCGGCAAGTACAAGGGAAAAGCCATTGTGGAGGTACTCAAAAAAGACCCTGGTTACTACTCTTGGTTTATGGAAGCCGACTTCCCCCTTGAAAGTAAGCAAAAACTTACCGAAATTAAACTGAGAGCCGGCATGAACGGTAAGCTATAA
- a CDS encoding DUF2061 domain-containing protein, which yields MKESHLRSLVKGISWRITGTMDTIFVSYIITGKASYAFSIGAVELITKILLYYLHERAWAQIKWGWIPTDRQPKQNA from the coding sequence ATGAAAGAATCTCATCTACGTAGCTTGGTCAAAGGAATCAGCTGGCGCATTACTGGCACGATGGATACCATATTCGTGTCCTACATCATCACCGGCAAAGCCTCTTATGCTTTCAGCATAGGTGCCGTGGAGCTCATCACCAAAATACTGCTTTACTATTTGCATGAGCGTGCTTGGGCACAAATCAAATGGGGGTGGATACCCACCGATAGGCAACCCAAACAAAATGCCTAA
- the bshA gene encoding N-acetyl-alpha-D-glucosaminyl L-malate synthase BshA encodes MKIGIVCYPTFGGSGVVATELGKALAQRQHDVHFITYTQPARLDFFNEHLFYHEVRVPNYPLFQYPPYEIALASQMVDIAERFELDLLHVHYAIPHASAAYMARQILLDKGMYVPFITTLHGTDITLVGKEPSYAPVVAFSINQSDGVTAVSKHLRDETLAFFDVRREIEVIPNFIDLQRFKRQQKEHFRKAICPQGEKLLVHTSNFRKVKRINDVIEVFYRVREEVPAKLLLIGDGPERSHAEKCCRELKICNDVRFLGKLEAVEEVLSVADVFLMPSEKESFGLAALEAMACEVPVVSSNAGGLPELNLHGKTGFVSPVGDVEAMTRYTLQLLRDEALLNRFRKEARRHAEIFSMERIVPLYEQYYTKVLEQHKKPV; translated from the coding sequence ATGAAAATAGGCATAGTGTGTTATCCGACCTTCGGGGGCAGTGGTGTGGTGGCTACCGAGCTGGGCAAGGCTTTGGCACAGCGCCAGCACGACGTGCACTTTATTACTTACACACAGCCGGCACGTCTTGATTTTTTTAACGAACATTTGTTTTATCACGAGGTGCGCGTACCCAACTACCCGCTTTTTCAGTACCCCCCTTATGAGATAGCCTTGGCAAGCCAGATGGTCGATATAGCGGAGCGTTTTGAGTTGGACCTGCTGCACGTACACTATGCCATCCCCCATGCCTCGGCGGCATACATGGCTCGCCAAATTTTACTTGACAAAGGCATGTACGTACCCTTTATCACCACATTGCATGGTACGGACATCACCCTTGTGGGCAAAGAGCCGTCTTACGCACCGGTGGTGGCGTTTAGCATCAATCAATCCGATGGAGTAACGGCGGTTTCCAAGCATCTGCGCGACGAGACCTTGGCATTTTTCGATGTACGTAGGGAAATAGAAGTGATACCCAACTTCATCGATTTGCAACGTTTCAAGCGTCAACAAAAAGAACACTTCCGCAAAGCCATTTGCCCGCAGGGCGAAAAGCTGTTGGTACACACGTCCAATTTCCGCAAAGTAAAGCGTATCAACGATGTGATAGAGGTGTTTTATCGTGTGCGTGAAGAGGTGCCTGCCAAGTTGCTGCTCATTGGTGACGGACCTGAGCGAAGCCATGCCGAGAAGTGTTGCCGCGAACTGAAGATATGCAACGATGTGCGTTTTTTGGGTAAACTGGAGGCTGTAGAAGAGGTGCTGTCCGTGGCTGACGTGTTTTTGATGCCTTCTGAGAAGGAGAGTTTCGGTTTGGCTGCTTTGGAAGCCATGGCATGTGAGGTACCGGTGGTGTCGTCCAATGCGGGAGGGCTGCCCGAGTTGAACCTCCACGGCAAGACAGGCTTTGTAAGTCCGGTGGGTGATGTGGAAGCCATGACTCGCTACACCTTGCAGCTATTGCGTGATGAGGCATTGCTCAATCGTTTCAGAAAAGAGGCACGTCGGCATGCCGAGATATTCAGCATGGAGCGCATTGTGCCACTTTATGAGCAATATTACACCAAGGTACTTGAGCAGCACAAAAAACCCGTTTAG
- a CDS encoding NUDIX domain-containing protein: MNKEQTKKRNPWTRLSSTPVYDNPWIAVREDKVLKPNGEPGIYGVVSFKNKAIGIIPLSPEGDTWLVGQYRYTLDEYSWEIPMGGSPIGEEDILTTAKRELQEETGLTASQWELLGRLHTSNSVTDEEGFVFLASQLQQGDTRFEDTEVLKIKRLPLTEALDWVMSGRITDAISVAGLLMLARKLGI, translated from the coding sequence ATGAACAAGGAACAAACAAAAAAAAGAAACCCCTGGACCCGTCTGAGCAGCACGCCAGTTTACGACAATCCGTGGATTGCCGTGCGCGAAGACAAGGTGCTCAAACCCAACGGCGAGCCCGGTATCTATGGGGTTGTTTCTTTTAAAAATAAAGCCATTGGCATCATTCCCCTCAGCCCGGAAGGCGACACTTGGCTCGTTGGACAATATCGCTACACCTTGGACGAATATTCATGGGAAATTCCTATGGGAGGCAGCCCCATTGGTGAAGAGGACATTCTGACGACTGCCAAAAGAGAGCTGCAGGAAGAAACCGGACTGACTGCAAGCCAATGGGAATTGCTCGGGCGATTGCATACCTCCAATTCTGTAACCGACGAAGAGGGCTTTGTGTTTCTTGCCTCTCAACTCCAGCAAGGCGACACCCGCTTCGAAGACACCGAAGTACTGAAAATCAAGCGTCTGCCCCTTACCGAAGCCTTAGATTGGGTAATGAGCGGGCGCATCACCGATGCCATCAGTGTTGCGGGCTTGCTGATGCTGGCACGTAAACTGGGAATATAA
- a CDS encoding YihY/virulence factor BrkB family protein, translated as MAKSQLYQQLRQWLERQLYYRWARLKARHLYVGGRKRAVPLWLVIKRLNHKLQKDQIGMRAAAVSFDLLLALFPFILFCLTLLPYLPIDRYAVLEFLRESLPAEIYAFIYSTVEDLLQSQRADLLSLSIFFAVYAASKGMDALVMAFNRSFRLAEERSFLQRKWVALQLTFLTAMMIFLAASLLIAGRFALKLLVEWNILQEGWLTTLLYVAKYVLSFSVLWLFTSIIYFIAPASSEKWRFFSIGSLVSAVGIILATVGFSLYLEYFNTYNKLYGSIGTLIVLMLWMYLLAFILLLGFEVNAALLEAHVTYRNTLNDEDN; from the coding sequence ATGGCAAAGTCGCAGTTATATCAACAGTTACGACAATGGCTTGAAAGGCAGCTGTATTACCGCTGGGCGCGCCTGAAAGCCCGCCACCTGTATGTAGGAGGGCGCAAACGTGCAGTGCCCCTTTGGTTAGTCATCAAACGACTGAATCACAAACTACAAAAAGACCAAATCGGCATGCGGGCAGCAGCAGTTTCTTTCGACCTGCTACTGGCGCTCTTCCCTTTTATCCTCTTTTGTCTTACGCTTTTGCCCTATTTGCCCATTGACCGCTATGCCGTATTGGAGTTTTTACGAGAAAGCCTACCGGCTGAAATCTATGCTTTTATTTACTCCACAGTAGAAGACCTGCTACAAAGCCAACGGGCAGACCTGCTCTCGCTGAGTATATTCTTCGCTGTTTATGCTGCATCTAAAGGCATGGATGCGTTGGTGATGGCTTTCAACCGCTCGTTTCGTTTAGCAGAGGAGCGCTCTTTCTTACAACGCAAGTGGGTGGCGTTGCAGCTTACTTTCCTTACGGCAATGATGATTTTTTTAGCTGCTTCCTTGCTTATTGCCGGGCGTTTTGCATTGAAGTTGCTTGTAGAATGGAACATCCTCCAAGAAGGATGGCTTACAACCTTACTGTATGTGGCAAAGTATGTACTCAGTTTTTCTGTGCTATGGCTGTTTACTTCTATCATCTACTTCATTGCACCGGCAAGCAGTGAAAAGTGGCGCTTTTTTTCTATAGGTAGCCTCGTATCCGCTGTAGGCATCATTTTAGCTACCGTTGGTTTTTCGCTTTATCTCGAATATTTTAATACATACAACAAACTGTATGGTTCAATAGGCACACTCATTGTACTGATGTTGTGGATGTATCTGCTGGCGTTTATTCTGCTGCTGGGCTTTGAAGTCAATGCGGCGCTGCTGGAAGCTCATGTAACTTATAGAAACACACTAAACGATGAAGACAATTAG
- a CDS encoding DUF4153 domain-containing protein yields the protein MKTIRLQDIWQYINSRHLLISFYRAFESAIFRFPMVLLNNVVGVYAAIRLTGSLPPAEAWYLSKLLLCCLVGFPSFLSLALLKERLQYNTRQRLFADGVGVLLLTVLYLAFSPTSLTPQDGWLFVLSLGSTVLLLSFVNFMSRYTDTAFWQFNRCLIERALWSGIYATILFGGVAVAFVSLNELFYLSIPNRVYPIAAILIYGIIANTHFLAGVPANIEDLEQDIHYPQQFLQLVAFVFFPLLLLYSFILYAYLVKILLVWALPKGWLSYLVLSYAILGIATLLMTYPIQQRLTNRWMYLLIRFFFPLLLPLLALNAVGIGVRIAEYGWTEARYFIVLFNVWLWLVSLYFIISKKKLLSFLPFTLCVLFLFALLSPWNIFSVSLKSQQSELIRLLKKSNALGANGLIRFHTDFQWQMHEQERIVSIIQFYERRHKLDYLMPLLPRAMDTLFVADKSERYRAHVLLNALQIRQDIPIHLSHARRIEVFTPKSLVMPVQGYDFMLTVSCVTCPEAAAQPVTLPGRPLFYLNFPAPPYNRLILQGSNHKQEVVIELAPLLHSIELRAEAKAEKNDISLELLPAELTIIQESDSYQAKLLLQSLYVEYYPDMPPRITHMEGQLLLRFID from the coding sequence ATGAAGACAATTAGGCTACAAGACATATGGCAGTATATCAATAGCCGGCATCTACTCATCAGCTTCTACCGGGCTTTTGAAAGTGCCATCTTCCGCTTTCCCATGGTGCTGCTCAATAACGTGGTGGGGGTTTATGCCGCCATACGCCTTACAGGCTCTCTGCCTCCTGCCGAAGCGTGGTACCTAAGCAAGTTGCTGCTTTGCTGTTTGGTGGGTTTCCCATCATTTTTAAGTTTAGCACTCCTCAAAGAGCGGCTCCAATACAATACACGACAACGTTTGTTTGCCGATGGCGTCGGCGTCCTTTTGCTTACTGTCTTATACCTTGCTTTTTCGCCGACATCTCTTACTCCGCAAGATGGCTGGCTTTTTGTGTTGAGTTTGGGCTCTACTGTCCTGCTACTCAGCTTTGTGAACTTCATGTCGCGTTACACCGATACTGCCTTTTGGCAGTTTAATCGCTGCCTGATAGAGCGTGCTCTGTGGAGTGGCATCTATGCCACTATATTGTTTGGCGGTGTGGCTGTGGCTTTTGTTTCTTTAAACGAGCTATTCTATCTCTCTATTCCCAACCGTGTCTACCCCATCGCTGCTATTCTGATTTATGGAATTATCGCCAATACGCACTTTTTGGCAGGTGTGCCGGCAAACATAGAAGACCTTGAGCAAGATATACACTACCCCCAACAATTCTTGCAGTTGGTAGCATTTGTTTTCTTTCCTTTATTGTTGCTTTACAGCTTTATACTCTACGCTTACCTTGTAAAGATACTGCTGGTGTGGGCACTGCCCAAAGGCTGGCTGTCTTATTTGGTACTTAGTTACGCTATTCTGGGCATCGCTACCTTGCTGATGACTTATCCCATTCAGCAGCGCCTGACCAACCGATGGATGTACTTGCTTATCCGTTTTTTCTTTCCGCTGCTTTTGCCGCTTTTAGCGCTCAATGCCGTGGGCATAGGGGTGCGTATTGCCGAATATGGATGGACCGAAGCGCGCTATTTCATTGTCCTTTTCAACGTGTGGCTATGGTTGGTCAGCCTTTATTTTATCATCAGCAAAAAAAAGCTGCTTTCTTTTCTGCCATTCACTCTTTGTGTGTTGTTTTTGTTTGCCCTACTTAGTCCATGGAACATATTTTCCGTGTCGCTCAAAAGTCAACAAAGCGAACTGATTCGTCTTCTTAAAAAAAGCAATGCACTGGGTGCCAACGGGCTTATTCGTTTCCATACAGACTTCCAGTGGCAGATGCATGAGCAAGAACGCATCGTTTCTATCATACAGTTCTATGAAAGACGCCATAAGCTGGACTATCTCATGCCTCTGCTCCCCCGCGCCATGGATACTCTCTTTGTAGCCGACAAGAGTGAACGCTACCGCGCTCATGTGCTGCTTAATGCTTTGCAAATACGCCAAGATATCCCCATTCACCTGAGCCATGCACGCCGCATCGAAGTATTTACGCCTAAAAGCTTGGTCATGCCAGTGCAGGGTTATGATTTTATGCTCACTGTTTCTTGCGTTACCTGCCCCGAGGCTGCCGCACAACCCGTAACACTACCCGGACGCCCCCTCTTTTACCTCAATTTTCCCGCACCGCCATACAATAGACTCATTCTGCAAGGAAGCAATCACAAGCAGGAAGTTGTAATAGAACTCGCCCCACTACTCCATTCCATAGAGTTAAGAGCAGAAGCAAAAGCAGAAAAAAACGATATCAGTCTGGAGTTGCTTCCTGCCGAGCTTACCATAATTCAAGAAAGCGACAGCTACCAAGCCAAGCTACTATTGCAAAGCCTGTATGTTGAGTATTATCCTGACATGCCCCCTCGCATCACGCATATGGAAGGACAACTCTTACTGCGCTTTATTGACTAA
- a CDS encoding endonuclease/exonuclease/phosphatase family protein, which yields MKRIRYRLVSWIFLLYSCFGLLCYASLWIPPNETWWWSGFLSLLIPAVALSFLLWLLFWMPRRQLYACLSVACLLAATPALNGVFQLNWNSYAPSQGKTAADMLSIMSYNVRVFNVYEHLQAGDSLISRQMIQWVSEYPAQIKCLQEIYNEDSSEVFNTVEKIAQKGKYNYYLAPLPSNNPYKVGYFGMGIFSVYPIVHSGFLELGNRRSNRAIFIDIVHEQDTVRIYNVHLASMSIDISGSFSTGEVSARFMNILRKLKEGFIRRTHEQQILLTHIRQSPYPVIVCGDFNALPHSYTYWAFKKTLSNAFEEAGTGFGFTYSNPPLLLRIDHQFFDDSFWQVVGCQVLRQIPYSDHHPLVAIYQKRSMARRQ from the coding sequence ATGAAACGCATTCGATACCGTTTGGTTTCTTGGATTTTCTTGCTTTATAGCTGTTTTGGCTTGCTGTGCTATGCCTCGCTGTGGATACCCCCTAACGAAACATGGTGGTGGTCGGGTTTTTTAAGTCTACTTATACCAGCAGTAGCCCTTTCCTTCCTGTTGTGGCTGCTGTTTTGGATGCCTCGCCGGCAGCTCTATGCATGCTTGTCGGTCGCTTGCTTGCTGGCAGCTACCCCCGCCCTCAACGGTGTGTTTCAGCTCAATTGGAACAGTTATGCCCCTTCACAAGGTAAGACGGCAGCCGACATGCTCAGCATTATGAGCTACAATGTACGAGTATTCAATGTATATGAGCACTTGCAGGCAGGAGACAGTTTGATATCTCGGCAGATGATACAGTGGGTCAGCGAATATCCGGCACAAATAAAATGCCTGCAGGAAATCTACAATGAAGACAGCTCAGAGGTATTCAATACAGTAGAAAAAATAGCTCAAAAAGGCAAGTATAATTATTATTTGGCACCTCTGCCTTCAAATAACCCCTATAAAGTAGGTTATTTTGGCATGGGCATATTTTCTGTGTACCCCATTGTACACAGCGGTTTCTTAGAGTTGGGCAATCGACGCTCCAACCGTGCCATTTTCATCGATATTGTGCATGAACAAGATACAGTACGCATCTACAATGTGCACTTGGCTTCCATGAGCATAGACATCAGCGGCAGTTTCTCTACTGGCGAAGTCAGCGCCCGCTTTATGAACATCTTGCGCAAGCTTAAAGAAGGCTTCATCCGACGCACGCATGAGCAGCAAATACTGCTCACCCATATCAGGCAGTCGCCTTACCCGGTCATCGTATGTGGTGACTTCAATGCCCTGCCTCACTCTTATACCTACTGGGCTTTCAAAAAGACATTATCGAATGCTTTTGAAGAAGCAGGCACCGGCTTCGGCTTTACCTACTCCAACCCTCCCTTGCTTCTGCGCATCGACCATCAGTTCTTTGATGATTCCTTTTGGCAAGTAGTGGGGTGTCAGGTCTTGCGCCAAATACCTTACTCTGACCACCACCCTTTGGTAGCTATTTATCAAAAGCGCTCAATGGCTCGTCGCCAATAA